A part of Nocardioides sp. WS12 genomic DNA contains:
- a CDS encoding DUF5703 family protein, translated as MEWEFDRVVFDRDFSRNVVAKLLVERAEQGGWELDRVQIGPDGKRRIVLRRKIIRAVRTA; from the coding sequence GTGGAGTGGGAGTTCGACCGGGTCGTCTTCGACCGCGACTTCTCCCGCAACGTGGTGGCGAAGTTGCTCGTCGAGCGCGCCGAACAAGGCGGCTGGGAGCTGGACCGCGTGCAGATCGGGCCGGACGGCAAGCGCCGGATCGTGCTGCGTCGCAAGATCATCCGGGCCGTGCGAACCGCCTAG
- a CDS encoding M20/M25/M40 family metallo-hydrolase, translating into MADVAPDDLSVTGEVVALCRELIRIDTSNYGTDEGPGERKAAEYVAGLLDEVGIAAEVIETAPGRANVVARWGGTGSTNGRTDALLLHGHLDVVPAAAEDWQIHPFSGEVQDGYVWGRGAVDMKDFDAMLLSVVRARQLSGRVPERPVVLCFTADEEAGGHQGAEVLIRDHREWFEGCTEAVGEVGGFSTTVRGQRLYLIEAAEKGMAWMRLTARGRAGHGSMINHDNAVTRLAAAVARIGAHDWPVRLTPTMKTLLATVADIAGTEATPENAQALVEEFGGAARMLGAVLRNSTNPTMLDAGYKVNVIPTEATAHVDGRFLPGFEDEFFATLAELTGEGIEIDYLSKQPPWEMPYDGPLVDAMTRSLLAEDPGAIVAPYLMSGGTDAKHFTKLGMRSYGFAPLRLPEDLDFTALFHGVDERVPVDALEFGARVMDRFLGEI; encoded by the coding sequence ATGGCTGATGTGGCACCCGACGACCTCTCCGTGACCGGAGAGGTCGTCGCGTTGTGTCGTGAGCTGATCCGGATCGACACCTCGAACTACGGCACCGACGAGGGGCCGGGGGAGCGCAAGGCGGCGGAGTACGTCGCCGGGTTGCTCGACGAGGTCGGGATCGCTGCGGAGGTCATCGAAACGGCGCCCGGGCGAGCCAACGTCGTGGCACGCTGGGGCGGGACAGGCTCGACCAATGGGCGAACCGATGCGCTCCTGCTGCACGGCCACCTCGACGTCGTACCCGCGGCTGCCGAGGACTGGCAGATCCACCCGTTCAGCGGCGAGGTGCAGGATGGGTACGTCTGGGGCCGCGGCGCCGTCGACATGAAGGACTTCGACGCGATGCTGCTGTCCGTGGTCCGGGCCCGCCAACTCTCCGGCCGCGTGCCCGAACGCCCCGTCGTTCTCTGCTTCACCGCCGATGAGGAAGCCGGCGGCCATCAGGGCGCTGAAGTCCTGATCCGTGACCACCGCGAGTGGTTCGAGGGCTGCACCGAAGCCGTCGGCGAGGTCGGTGGCTTCAGCACCACGGTCCGGGGCCAGCGGCTCTACCTGATCGAGGCCGCTGAGAAGGGCATGGCGTGGATGCGGCTCACCGCCCGCGGCCGAGCCGGACACGGCTCGATGATCAACCACGACAACGCCGTCACCCGGCTCGCTGCCGCCGTCGCCCGCATCGGTGCCCACGACTGGCCCGTGCGCCTCACGCCGACGATGAAGACCTTGCTCGCCACCGTCGCCGACATTGCCGGCACGGAAGCCACACCCGAGAACGCGCAAGCCCTCGTCGAGGAATTCGGCGGCGCTGCCCGGATGCTCGGCGCCGTCCTGCGGAACTCGACCAACCCGACCATGCTCGACGCGGGTTACAAGGTCAACGTCATCCCGACCGAAGCGACCGCCCACGTCGACGGGCGCTTCCTGCCCGGGTTCGAGGACGAGTTCTTCGCGACCCTCGCCGAACTGACCGGCGAGGGCATCGAGATCGACTACCTCTCGAAGCAGCCCCCCTGGGAGATGCCGTACGACGGCCCGCTGGTCGACGCCATGACCAGGAGCCTGCTCGCTGAGGATCCCGGCGCGATCGTGGCGCCGTACCTGATGAGCGGCGGCACCGATGCCAAGCACTTCACCAAGCTCGGGATGCGTTCCTACGGGTTCGCCCCGCTGCGGCTGCCCGAGGACCTCGACTTCACCGCGCTGTTTCACGGGGTCGACGAACGGGTCCCGGTCGACGCGCTCGAGTTCGGTGCGCGCGTGATGGACCGGTTCCTCGGCGAGATCTAG